A DNA window from Onthophagus taurus isolate NC chromosome 1, IU_Otau_3.0, whole genome shotgun sequence contains the following coding sequences:
- the LOC111415642 gene encoding peptidoglycan-recognition protein 2-like, which translates to MDEVISNLPPFTISEINDAISRASRDGSTISLVSSTSSEDDAIINCFTGEDVQPTINIINSSDVVIGSVTQFHGPVTIVQHTPGSENDLTAITNLDDSKKANLVTTEGIDPAIKPPVQLNCISSRLIIRIIFVTIALIAISLTLIFTTVPNLSDESDDDDKNPDGLSTHNITGHEYYTRAQWGGRAPLWINEIEGQVRWVIISHTVTSQCKTFGECSKLMRAMQDMHVNDGSPNIGYNFVIGGDANVYEGRGWFAQNFHIFDKNSLAISFIGNYVYDEVTNNMIDVFIKMLDLGVELKVLHPNYRLIAHNQTLVTLSPGANIYKLLKKMSNFYVDLRPRDAIMLDGNN; encoded by the exons ATGGACGAAGTCATTTCAAATTTACCGCCGTTTACGATATCAGAAATAAATGACGCTATTTCCCGAGCAAGTCGAGATGGAAGTACGATTTCTTTGGTTTCGTCAACTTCAAGCGAAGATGACGCtattataaattgttttaccGGCGAAGATGTTCAACCTACCATaaatattatcaattccaGTGATGTGGTTATTGGATCGGTTACTCAATTTCATGGACCAGTTACCATCGTACAACATACACCCGGAAGTGAAAACGATCTAACAGCTATTACTAATTTAGATGATTCAAAAAAag caAATTTGGTTACAACTGAAGGTATAGATCCAGCTATAAAACCACCGGTGCAATTAAATTGTATATCATCAAGATTAATAATAAGGATAATTTTCGTAACAATAGCATTAATAGCGAtatctttaacattaatttttacaactgTTCCAAATCTATCGGATGAATCGGATGATGATGACAAGAACCCCGATGGGCTTAGCACACATAATATAACCGGACACGAATATTATACAAGGGCGCAATGGGGTGGAAGAGCACCTTTATGGATTAATGAAATTGAAGGTCAAGTTCGTTGGGTTATAATTTCACACACAGTAACATCGCAATGTAAAACATTCGGtgaatgttcaaaattaatgcGAGCAATGCAAGATATGCACGTAAACGATGGTAGTCCAAATATAGGTTACAATTTTGTAATTGGAGGTGATGCCAACGTTTATGAAGGTCGCGGATGGTTCGCACAaaactttcatatttttgataaaaacagtTTAGCAATATCTTTTATTGGAAATTACGTTTACGATGAAGTAACAAACAATATGATTGATGTATTCATTAAAATGCTTGATTTAGGTGTTGAATTGAAAGTTTTACATCCAAATTATCGATTGATAGCCCACAATCAAACGTTGGTAACACTCAGCCCAGGTGCTAACATTTACAAATTGCTCAAAAAGATGTCCAATTTTTACGTGGATTTGAGACCTCGTGATGCAATAATGCTTGATGGTaacaattga